One genomic window of Quercus robur chromosome 6, dhQueRobu3.1, whole genome shotgun sequence includes the following:
- the LOC126732844 gene encoding uncharacterized protein LOC126732844, with protein sequence MVGQYTVTKPSRSDEVLDVDQQLRIANEIKAQFESIAPKRPVKPNRSEPDSSTPTPVESTAVDQNIPELNKFQALQLQSHVMLSAEGVTEVQEEYVETQYYNELQSIDKQHHTTGNGFIRVVGEEGEGGYDIQLQEGTGAMAYTGFRSNPATNDWVPNIDEDQGFVSLKPNRSESS encoded by the exons ATGGTGGGGCAGTATACGGTGACTAAACCAAGCCGCAGCGACGAGGTTTTGGATGTAGATCAACAATTAAGAATTGCCAATGAGATCAAAGCTCAGTTCGAGTCCATCGCCCCCAAGCGTCCTGTCAAGCCCAACAGAAGTGAACCTGACTCGTCAACACCAACCCCAGTGGAGTCCACAGCCGTAGACCAAAACATTCCTGAGCTTAACAAGTTCCAGGCCCTTCAATTGCAATCTCAT GTTATGCTTTCGGCAGAGGGAGTTACCGAGGTACAAGAAGAGTACGTGGAGACCCAGTACTACAACGAGTTGCAATCCATCGACAAACAGCATCACACG ACTGGGAATGGGTTTATAAGGGTGGTGGGAGAAGAAGGTGAAGGTGGATATGATATTCAGTTGCAAGAAGGAACAGGTGCGATGGCGTACACAGGCTTTAGAAGTAATCCTGCGACAAACGATTGGGTACCAAACATTGATGAAGATCAG GGCTTTGTCTCCTTAAAGCCAAATCGGAGCGAGAGTTCTTAG